A genomic window from Desulfonatronovibrio magnus includes:
- a CDS encoding AAA family ATPase yields the protein MPELTDLAVRRNPLRMEVKKNGQALIVNQLSDGEKCLMAMVGDLARRMAIANPNLDDPLHGKGVVLIDEIDLHLHPKWQRLIVPRLTEAFPNCQFVISTHSPHVLTHVKPENIFLLSLDKEGMSAQKPAESYGKNVDRILEDIMGLETTRPCIINEGFG from the coding sequence ATGCCTGAGCTTACAGATCTTGCCGTAAGAAGAAACCCTTTGCGCATGGAAGTCAAAAAAAATGGCCAGGCTCTTATTGTCAATCAGCTTTCTGACGGTGAAAAATGCCTTATGGCCATGGTTGGGGATCTGGCCAGACGAATGGCCATAGCCAACCCTAACTTAGACGACCCTCTGCATGGAAAAGGAGTCGTCCTAATTGACGAAATTGATCTGCACCTTCATCCAAAATGGCAACGCCTTATTGTGCCCCGACTAACGGAAGCATTCCCCAACTGTCAGTTTGTTATTTCAACTCACTCACCCCATGTACTGACCCATGTCAAACCGGAAAATATTTTTCTGCTCAGTCTTGATAAGGAAGGCATGTCAGCACAAAAGCCTGCTGAATCATATGGAAAAAATGTGGACAGAATACTTGAAGATATTATGGGCCTTGAAACCACCAGGCC
- a CDS encoding AAA family ATPase, with translation MNIKNMLLTNFRGAESLSLDFHDQLNVFVGVNGSGKSSVLDAAAIMLSWFVNRVKHSGSSGRPITESDIMNGKSVASLNIACSDKSQDIKWKIVKSRQGHSKLKKRSDFNELNEHTKHIQDRITEESENTDLPIMVYYPVNRAVLDIPLRIRSKHKFNLLAAYEESLTGGVNFRTFFEWFREREDLENEMRRHPEI, from the coding sequence ATGAATATAAAAAATATGCTTTTGACCAATTTTCGCGGCGCTGAGTCCCTGAGTCTGGACTTTCATGACCAGCTGAATGTCTTTGTGGGAGTCAATGGTTCGGGTAAGTCCAGTGTGCTGGATGCGGCTGCGATCATGCTTTCCTGGTTTGTGAACCGGGTCAAGCACTCAGGATCATCAGGCCGCCCCATTACTGAAAGCGATATAATGAACGGCAAGTCTGTTGCCTCTTTGAATATTGCATGCAGCGATAAGAGCCAGGATATCAAATGGAAGATTGTCAAGTCTCGTCAGGGACATTCCAAGTTGAAGAAGCGTTCTGATTTTAATGAACTAAATGAACATACTAAACATATACAAGATCGTATAACTGAGGAAAGTGAAAATACCGATTTGCCCATTATGGTCTATTACCCAGTAAACAGAGCAGTACTGGATATTCCTCTGAGAATCAGATCAAAACATAAATTCAATCTCCTGGCAGCCTATGAAGAATCTCTCACAGGCGGGGTAAATTTCAGGACCTTTTTTGAATGGTTCAGAGAAAGGGAAGACCTGGAAAATGAGATGCGACGCCATCCTGAAATATAA